The Deinococcus radiopugnans ATCC 19172 genome window below encodes:
- the rpmB gene encoding 50S ribosomal protein L28, giving the protein MAKVCEVCGKGPIVVNSVIRRGKARAAGGVGRKVTGVSKRVQKPNLQPLTVTRAGVSLRLRVCSKCRKSLT; this is encoded by the coding sequence ATGGCGAAAGTATGCGAAGTATGCGGAAAGGGACCGATTGTCGTGAACTCGGTCATCCGCCGGGGTAAGGCCCGTGCGGCGGGCGGCGTGGGCCGCAAGGTCACGGGCGTCAGCAAGCGGGTTCAGAAGCCCAACCTCCAGCCCCTCACGGTCACGCGTGCGGGCGTCAGCCTGCGCCTGCGGGTCTGCTCCAAGTGCCGCAAGAGCCTGACCTGA
- the lspA gene encoding signal peptidase II, with product MSSCHRTLHILRGVPTLTDRASRAPFWLPLLIAAVLIFADQALKGWALANLQEGAAPRVVIPGVLEWFLTFNTGAAWSMFSGSAAPLALGRLLVGLGLLVYLYLRPQQRFLSVVLAMISAGAIGNAIDGLRFGKVTDMIHAPPLSAITRSVGQGDFPIFNIADSCVVVGTIALLIGSFVLERKPKVQGGTPTDDGPTGKP from the coding sequence CTGTCCTCTTGCCACAGGACACTCCATATACTGCGCGGCGTGCCGACGCTGACCGACCGTGCTTCCCGCGCCCCCTTCTGGCTGCCGCTGCTGATCGCCGCCGTGCTGATCTTCGCGGACCAGGCCCTGAAAGGCTGGGCCCTGGCGAACCTGCAGGAGGGAGCCGCCCCCCGCGTCGTCATTCCGGGCGTCCTGGAATGGTTCCTGACCTTCAACACCGGCGCAGCGTGGAGCATGTTTAGCGGGAGCGCGGCTCCTCTGGCCCTGGGACGTCTGCTGGTGGGCCTGGGCCTCCTGGTCTACCTGTACCTGCGCCCGCAACAGCGCTTCCTGAGCGTGGTGCTGGCGATGATCTCGGCGGGCGCCATCGGCAACGCCATCGACGGCCTGCGCTTCGGCAAGGTCACCGACATGATTCACGCGCCGCCTCTGAGTGCCATTACCCGCTCTGTCGGGCAGGGCGACTTTCCGATCTTCAACATCGCCGACAGTTGCGTGGTGGTGGGCACCATCGCGCTCCTGATCGGCAGCTTCGTGCTGGAGCGCAAGCCGAAAGTTCAGGGCGGTACGCCAACGGACGACGGCCCCACCGGCAAACCCTGA